A genomic segment from Macrobrachium rosenbergii isolate ZJJX-2024 chromosome 30, ASM4041242v1, whole genome shotgun sequence encodes:
- the LOC136854850 gene encoding axoneme-associated protein mst101(1)-like yields MKLGEGAKRKLGEGAQKRKLGEGAQKRKFGEGAQKRKLGEGAQKRKLGEGAQNRKLGGCAKRVERKKEVGRGCKKEVGRGCAKKEVGRGCAKKEVGRGCTTKLKKGSGMQKKGKALKHMKLGAEGTLKTTLSNAYSVSREVH; encoded by the coding sequence ATGAAGTTGGGAGAGGGTGCAAAAAGGAAGTTGGGAGAGGGTGCGCAAAAAAGGAAGTTGGGAGAGGGTGCGCAAAAAAGGAAGTTTGGAGAGGGTGCGCAAAAAAGGAAGTTGGGAGAGGGTGCGCAAAAAAGGAAGTTGGGAGAGGGTGCGCAAAACAGGAAGTTGGGAGGGTGCGCAAAAAGGgttgagagaaaaaaggaagttgGGAGAGGGTGCAAAAAGGAAGTTGGGAGAGGGTGCGCAAAAAAGGAAGTTGGGAGAGGGTGCGCAAAAAAGGAAGTTGGGAGAGGGTGCACAAcgaaactgaagaaaggaagtggaatgcAGAAAAAGGGAAAGGCTCTGAAGCATatgaagctaggggccgagggaacgctgaaaacaaccttgagtaatgcttacagtgtatcACGTGAGGTGCATTAA